In the genome of Candidatus Obscuribacterales bacterium, the window CATGCCCCTAGACAACTTGATTGCCGAAGTTAGAAATTCCTACACCCTTGGCCTCAACGATGAACTGCCCGAGGCTTTGAACTTCACCCCTGTCAAAGAGAAGCAGCGCCGCAATGGTACTGTGATCGAAGGCAAGTATTGGTTGATTAACCCTAACACTGACGATGTGATGGGTGATTGCAAGGGTGTGTATACACCGACCAATTTCTCGGTACTGTATGACGCATACCGTGAGGGCCTCGAACTCTCTGGCCTCGACCTGTCGGAAATTGAAATCACCATCCGTGCCTTCCGTGGCATGGCTGCGATGCGTGCCGATGTTGTGCTCAAGAAGTACGACTACGAGCGGATCGTTGGTGAGCCGACGCAGATGCGTATGAAGCTGATCAACAGCCACGACCTGTCGTTCAAGTACGATGTGACTGCTGAACTGATGCGCCTCTGGTGTAGCAATGGCTGTGCCTCTATCGCTGAGAGCATGTCCTTTGTGCAGAAGCACACCACCTATGCCTCACCCGAGAAGATCGGTGACGCTGTGCGAACGTGGCCTTCCATGCTTGAGGGTCAGGCCAAGCTGCTGTCTCACATGCAGACTGTGCCTGTCTCCCGTGATCGGGCCATTGGTTTCCTGTCTGACAACGTGGCGTTCCGTAAGACCAAGCTGGGTGTCGAGCCCAACAAGAAGGAACTCACTAAGCTGATGGACATTTGGGACAGCTACAAGCTGGGCGACAATGCCTATCGTTTGTACAACGTCCTCACCCACGTGTCCTCTCACGTTGAGGGGCGCAACGAGAGCACTGACCTGACTCAGAAGCAGGTTCGTGAGGAGCAGCGGATCGAGGGTATCGTGAGCGGTGATCAGTTCAAGAACCTCATTCGCTATGACGACTTCGCTATTGCAGCGTAACTAGGTGAGTGGCTCTCGCTGGGTTGATCACCAGATGATCCACACCTGAGGGGTCACCGACGAGTACGAAAGGTGGCCCCTCACACTTACCAATGGAGAGAAGCATGAAGACACTAATGGTTATCGTGGGCGCTGTCGTGGTGGCAGTTGCTCTAGGGTATGGGCTGGTGGCCCTGCTCAATGACGTTACATTCAAGAAAGGTAAGCGCAAATG includes:
- a CDS encoding DUF932 domain-containing protein, with translation MPLDNLIAEVRNSYTLGLNDELPEALNFTPVKEKQRRNGTVIEGKYWLINPNTDDVMGDCKGVYTPTNFSVLYDAYREGLELSGLDLSEIEITIRAFRGMAAMRADVVLKKYDYERIVGEPTQMRMKLINSHDLSFKYDVTAELMRLWCSNGCASIAESMSFVQKHTTYASPEKIGDAVRTWPSMLEGQAKLLSHMQTVPVSRDRAIGFLSDNVAFRKTKLGVEPNKKELTKLMDIWDSYKLGDNAYRLYNVLTHVSSHVEGRNESTDLTQKQVREEQRIEGIVSGDQFKNLIRYDDFAIAA